The following are from one region of the Geoalkalibacter subterraneus genome:
- a CDS encoding 4Fe-4S double cluster binding domain-containing protein: MDESTAQLKTRARELGADLVGVADLDLLREIECEPSDLLEPFRYALSLGVKIPNAVFEQLPGRPTPLYAQTYLAANAFLDQLALRICSHIEQAGFNALPIPASQPLDMKEFRSHLSAKAVANAAGLGWQGKSLLIVTPEYGPRVRFVTVLTDMPLEADQPLENRCGSCTCCTDACVAGAIRNVSTDFHYASREEALDFQKCATKLVTEFATMENIGKPICGICIKVCPWGRKLKKPASSTPG; encoded by the coding sequence ATGGATGAATCCACCGCACAGCTCAAAACACGTGCTCGGGAGCTTGGCGCCGATCTGGTCGGAGTCGCTGATCTGGATCTTCTCAGGGAGATCGAATGCGAGCCTTCCGATTTGCTTGAGCCGTTCAGGTATGCCTTGTCTCTGGGGGTTAAGATTCCCAACGCCGTCTTTGAGCAGCTCCCGGGGCGCCCGACACCGCTTTATGCCCAGACTTACCTGGCCGCCAACGCTTTTCTGGATCAGCTCGCGCTGCGGATCTGCTCTCATATCGAGCAAGCGGGATTTAACGCTCTTCCCATCCCGGCCTCTCAGCCTCTCGACATGAAGGAGTTTCGTTCCCACCTTTCGGCCAAGGCGGTAGCCAATGCGGCTGGATTGGGGTGGCAGGGCAAGAGCCTGCTCATCGTGACGCCGGAGTATGGACCGCGGGTTCGTTTTGTCACCGTGCTGACCGACATGCCGCTTGAAGCCGACCAGCCGCTGGAGAATCGATGCGGCTCCTGCACCTGCTGCACAGATGCCTGTGTTGCCGGCGCGATCCGCAACGTGTCCACCGATTTTCACTATGCGTCTCGTGAAGAAGCGCTGGATTTCCAGAAATGCGCGACCAAACTGGTGACCGAGTTCGCCACGATGGAAAACATCGGAAAGCCTATCTGCGGCATCTGCATCAAAGTCTGTCCCTGGGGCAGGAAACTCAAAAAGCCGGCATCGTCCACTCCAGGATAA